The following proteins come from a genomic window of Miscanthus floridulus cultivar M001 chromosome 2, ASM1932011v1, whole genome shotgun sequence:
- the LOC136540363 gene encoding uncharacterized protein isoform X2, translating into MSHSRSKSDSIRVLRMDSADSASPRCHAQHQQDAGELKDQNSTSKMPSSATELPCSLKREVQVLEKRLNDQFVMRRALEKALGYKPCTIHASGENCIPKPTEELIKEIAVLELEVICLEQHLLTLYRKAFEQQFSPVNSACDVESNKQPARSFSGILSEASELNFSTPRKHQLIQSSRMVLARKSTPAASTSETSNEKINIGRSHSSLLHRSVRVSPSANNLARALKSCHTSPLSFVEEGKCMDPGIVSLADILGTRVADHVPQTPNKISEDMIKSIAAIYIRLRDVPAVQHAFFPSPCSSFSSASGLSSKYTADIWSPRCRKESFIEAWQDNELGNGESRELGLQYDSVIEVSALCKGDQRSADVKDMLHKYMSLVQLLESVDLSGMKSEEKLAFWINVHNAMMMHAHIEYGIPQSNSKRILLTKVSYIISGQRVNAELIEYQILCCRAQPSGQWLRLLLYPKWKSSRDKDELQGFAVDRPEPLVHFALSSGSYSDPVVRLYSPKSLFQQLEAAKEEYIRANVGVRGRGQHKIILPKALELYARDAGLGAQEVVAAVECHLPEGLRDAVRRSQQQAGRARGRGGGAGVEWKPHNLAFRYLLAKELVGGSPACSRQLEKGGPVSAPLRAEP; encoded by the exons ATGTCTCACAGCCGCTCCAAGAG CGATTCTATCAGAGTGCTCAGAATGGATAGCGCGGATTCGGCTTCGCCGAGGTGCCACGCTCAGCATCAACAG GATGCCGGAGAACTCAAGGACCAGAATAGCACCAGCAAGATGCCGTCCAGTGCTACTGAGCTTCCATGCTCCTTGAAGCGTGAG GTCCAAGTCCTTGAAAAGCGACTAAATGATCAATTCGTCATGCGCCGTGCTCTTGAGAAAGCACTAGGTTACAAGCCTTGTACTATTCATGCATCAGGCGAGAACTGCATTCCAAAG CCGACTGAGGAGCTAATAAAGGAGATTGCAGTACTCGAGCTAGAGGTCATATGCTTGGAGCAACATCTCCTAACACTATACAGAAAGGCTTTTGAACAACAATTTTCCCCCGTGAATTCTGCTTGTGATGTGGAAAGTAACAAGCAGCCAGCTAGGTCTTTTTCAGGCATACTATCTGAAGCTTCAGAGCTCAACTTCTCAACCCCAAGGAAGCACCAACTAATCCAGTCCAGTCGAATGGTCCTGGCACGCAAGTCCACACCTGCAGCTTCTACAAGCGAGACTAGCAATGAAAAGATCAATATTGGACGCAGCCATTCCTCGCTCCTGCACCGTTCCGTTAGAGTATCTCCGTCAGCAAACAACCTTGCTAGAGCTCTGAAATCATGCCATACTTCACCTCTATCTTTTGTTGAG GAAGGAAAGTGCATGGATCCTGGCATTGTGAGTTTGGCAGACATCTTGGGGACCAGGGTTGCAGACCATGTTCCTCAAACGCCTAACAAGATATCTGAGGACATGATCAAATCCATTGCGGCCATATACATAAGGCTGAGAGACGTCCCTGCCGTGCAGCATGCCTTCTTCCCCTCACCGTGCTCATCCTTTTCTTCAGCAAGTGGACTATCTTCCAAGTATACTGCAGATATATGGAGCCCCAGGTGCAGGAAAGAGAGCTTCATCGAGGCGTGGCAGGACAACGAACTAGGCAATGGTGAATCAAGGGAGCTGGGGCTGCAATATGATTCTGTGATAGAGGTGTCTGCTCTTTGCAAGGGTGATCAGAGGTCTGCTGACGTTAAGGATATGTTGCACAAATATAT GTCACTTGTACAGCTTCTAGAAAGTGTTGATCTCAGTGGAATGAAAAGCGAGGAGAAGCTTGCTTTCTGGATCAATGTGCATAATGCGATGATGATGCAT GCCCATATCGAGTACGGGATTCCACAGAGTAACAGCAAAAGAATACTGCTTACCAAG GTATCCTACATCATTAGTGGCCAAAGAGTAAACGCGGAGCTGATAGAGTACCAGATCCTGTGCTGCCGAGCACAACCTTCTGGACAG TGGCTTCGGCTGCTGCTCTACCCGAAATGGAAGTCCAGCAGGGACAAGGACGAGCTGCAAGGCTTCGCCGTGGACCGCCCCGAGCCTCTGGTGCACTTTGCACTGTCCTCCGGTAGCTACTCGGACCCAGTG GTGCGGCTGTACAGCCCCAAGAGCCTGTTCCAGCAGCTGGAGGCGGCGAAGGAGGAGTACATCCGCGCCAACGTGGGCGTCCGCGGGCGGGGGCAGCACAAGATCATCCTCCCCAAGGCCCTGGAGCTGTACGCGAGGGACGCCGGGCTGGGCGCGCAGGAGGTGGTGGCCGCGGTCGAGTGCCACCTGCCCGAGGGCCTCCGGGACGCCGTGCGCCGGAGCCAGCAGCAGGCCGGGCGGGCGCGCGGcaggggcggcggcgccggcgtggAGTGGAAGCCGCACAACCTGGCGTTCCGGTACCTGCTGGCCAAGGAGCTGGTCGGCGGGTCCCCAGCGTGCAGCCGGCAGCTCGAGAAAGGCGGCCCCGTCAGTGCGCCGCTGCGTGCTGAGCCGTGA
- the LOC136540363 gene encoding uncharacterized protein isoform X1, with protein MSHSRSKSDSIRVLRMDSADSASPRCHAQHQQKDAGELKDQNSTSKMPSSATELPCSLKREVQVLEKRLNDQFVMRRALEKALGYKPCTIHASGENCIPKPTEELIKEIAVLELEVICLEQHLLTLYRKAFEQQFSPVNSACDVESNKQPARSFSGILSEASELNFSTPRKHQLIQSSRMVLARKSTPAASTSETSNEKINIGRSHSSLLHRSVRVSPSANNLARALKSCHTSPLSFVEEGKCMDPGIVSLADILGTRVADHVPQTPNKISEDMIKSIAAIYIRLRDVPAVQHAFFPSPCSSFSSASGLSSKYTADIWSPRCRKESFIEAWQDNELGNGESRELGLQYDSVIEVSALCKGDQRSADVKDMLHKYMSLVQLLESVDLSGMKSEEKLAFWINVHNAMMMHAHIEYGIPQSNSKRILLTKVSYIISGQRVNAELIEYQILCCRAQPSGQWLRLLLYPKWKSSRDKDELQGFAVDRPEPLVHFALSSGSYSDPVVRLYSPKSLFQQLEAAKEEYIRANVGVRGRGQHKIILPKALELYARDAGLGAQEVVAAVECHLPEGLRDAVRRSQQQAGRARGRGGGAGVEWKPHNLAFRYLLAKELVGGSPACSRQLEKGGPVSAPLRAEP; from the exons ATGTCTCACAGCCGCTCCAAGAG CGATTCTATCAGAGTGCTCAGAATGGATAGCGCGGATTCGGCTTCGCCGAGGTGCCACGCTCAGCATCAACAG AAGGATGCCGGAGAACTCAAGGACCAGAATAGCACCAGCAAGATGCCGTCCAGTGCTACTGAGCTTCCATGCTCCTTGAAGCGTGAG GTCCAAGTCCTTGAAAAGCGACTAAATGATCAATTCGTCATGCGCCGTGCTCTTGAGAAAGCACTAGGTTACAAGCCTTGTACTATTCATGCATCAGGCGAGAACTGCATTCCAAAG CCGACTGAGGAGCTAATAAAGGAGATTGCAGTACTCGAGCTAGAGGTCATATGCTTGGAGCAACATCTCCTAACACTATACAGAAAGGCTTTTGAACAACAATTTTCCCCCGTGAATTCTGCTTGTGATGTGGAAAGTAACAAGCAGCCAGCTAGGTCTTTTTCAGGCATACTATCTGAAGCTTCAGAGCTCAACTTCTCAACCCCAAGGAAGCACCAACTAATCCAGTCCAGTCGAATGGTCCTGGCACGCAAGTCCACACCTGCAGCTTCTACAAGCGAGACTAGCAATGAAAAGATCAATATTGGACGCAGCCATTCCTCGCTCCTGCACCGTTCCGTTAGAGTATCTCCGTCAGCAAACAACCTTGCTAGAGCTCTGAAATCATGCCATACTTCACCTCTATCTTTTGTTGAG GAAGGAAAGTGCATGGATCCTGGCATTGTGAGTTTGGCAGACATCTTGGGGACCAGGGTTGCAGACCATGTTCCTCAAACGCCTAACAAGATATCTGAGGACATGATCAAATCCATTGCGGCCATATACATAAGGCTGAGAGACGTCCCTGCCGTGCAGCATGCCTTCTTCCCCTCACCGTGCTCATCCTTTTCTTCAGCAAGTGGACTATCTTCCAAGTATACTGCAGATATATGGAGCCCCAGGTGCAGGAAAGAGAGCTTCATCGAGGCGTGGCAGGACAACGAACTAGGCAATGGTGAATCAAGGGAGCTGGGGCTGCAATATGATTCTGTGATAGAGGTGTCTGCTCTTTGCAAGGGTGATCAGAGGTCTGCTGACGTTAAGGATATGTTGCACAAATATAT GTCACTTGTACAGCTTCTAGAAAGTGTTGATCTCAGTGGAATGAAAAGCGAGGAGAAGCTTGCTTTCTGGATCAATGTGCATAATGCGATGATGATGCAT GCCCATATCGAGTACGGGATTCCACAGAGTAACAGCAAAAGAATACTGCTTACCAAG GTATCCTACATCATTAGTGGCCAAAGAGTAAACGCGGAGCTGATAGAGTACCAGATCCTGTGCTGCCGAGCACAACCTTCTGGACAG TGGCTTCGGCTGCTGCTCTACCCGAAATGGAAGTCCAGCAGGGACAAGGACGAGCTGCAAGGCTTCGCCGTGGACCGCCCCGAGCCTCTGGTGCACTTTGCACTGTCCTCCGGTAGCTACTCGGACCCAGTG GTGCGGCTGTACAGCCCCAAGAGCCTGTTCCAGCAGCTGGAGGCGGCGAAGGAGGAGTACATCCGCGCCAACGTGGGCGTCCGCGGGCGGGGGCAGCACAAGATCATCCTCCCCAAGGCCCTGGAGCTGTACGCGAGGGACGCCGGGCTGGGCGCGCAGGAGGTGGTGGCCGCGGTCGAGTGCCACCTGCCCGAGGGCCTCCGGGACGCCGTGCGCCGGAGCCAGCAGCAGGCCGGGCGGGCGCGCGGcaggggcggcggcgccggcgtggAGTGGAAGCCGCACAACCTGGCGTTCCGGTACCTGCTGGCCAAGGAGCTGGTCGGCGGGTCCCCAGCGTGCAGCCGGCAGCTCGAGAAAGGCGGCCCCGTCAGTGCGCCGCTGCGTGCTGAGCCGTGA